The region AGAACAGACCAGTACGGGGGCAGTGTGGAGAACAGGACCCGCTTTGCCCGGAGGGTCATGGAGCAGATGAGACGAGAGGTGGGGCGGGAGTTCCCGGTATGGGTGAGAATCAATGGCAGTGATGACATCGATGGTGGTATTACTCTTGATGAGGCGATAAGCCAGGCGGTTATTCTGCAGTCGGCCGGTGCCGATGCCATCAGTGTGTCTGGCGGGCTGGAGTACTGGTCCACCTTGAGCATCCCCTGCTATCCCTATCCCGGAGGCCCTATGGTGCCGCTGGCGGAGAAGATGAAGAAGGGTGTTAAGGTGCCGGTGATAGCTGTAGGCAAGATAAACGCGGAGCTGGCAGAGGAGGTGGTTGCGAAGGGGAGGGCGGATTTTGTAGCTATGGGACGTCCGCTGCTGGCTGATCCTGATCTTCCCGATAAGATTCGTGAGGGCCATGTGGAGGAGGTGCGGCGGTGCATCTACTGCAATAACTGTCTGAAGTCCGATCCTCAAGCCGGGCCTGGTTCCTGTTCGGTAAACCCGTATCTCTACAGAGAGGCGAAGTATCCGCCCGTGCCGGCGAAGTCACCCAAAAAGGTGATGGTGATCGGCGGCGGGCTGGGTGGCATGCAGACGGCCCTGTTCCTGGCGCAGCGAGGGCATAAGGTAGCTCTGTATGAAAAGAAGTCCAGGCTTGGCGGCCAGTGGAATGTGGCCTGTGCCACGCCGGGGAAGGAAGACTATGCCACCTTTGCTGAATATCTCAAGCGTCAATTAGACAAGCATGGTGTTGCCATTAAGCTGGGGACGGAGGTCAGCAGAGACAAAGTGATAGGGCTCAAGCCCGATGCGGTGGTACTGGCCACCGGTGCGGTTCCGGTGGGGCTGAGGGTGCCTGGTGGTGCGGGCAAGAATGTGGTGCAGGGCCATGATGTCATAGAAGGCAAGGCTAAGCCTAAAGGCAAGGTTGTGGTGGTGGGTGGGCGCTTTATAGGGATGGAGGTGGCCATCTGGCTGGCGGAGCAGGGCATGGAGGTGAGTCTGGTCACTCGGGCCGGGCTGGGTGAAGATGGGATCAATCTGGAGAAATTCAGCTTCAAGACCCTGGCCAAAAAGCTCCTTGATTTACGTGTCCCGCTCTACCTGCATGCTACAGTCGTGGAGATCACTGATAATGCGGTGATCTTCTCTCTAGGTGGCGAGATCTACTCCTTGCCGGCTGACACGGTGATTATGGCGGTCGGTATGCAGTCGGATAACGGGCTGGCCAAGGAACTTGAGGGTGCTGTTCCTGAATTACATATGGTTGGCGATTGTGTCAGGCCGCGGGATGCGGCTGAAGTAGCCTATCAGGCGGCGAGGGTGGCCGCAAATATCTAGGTCGGCGGAAGCATTTATTTTTGCAGAGAGTGATTCAGAGATAATGTGTCTGTCGCTCTGGGCTGAAAAGGGAAAGGAGATAAAGTGGCAGAGTTGAACGATTTAAGTGGACCATTTAATCCCAATCTGAGGTATTCCGACTTCTCCAAGGAGTTTCTGGTCAAGATCATTGGTGTCTGGCAGTGGGCCTGGCTCCAGATGGACTCAGCCTGGTTTGATGTGGTTAAGAAGAGATATGGTTATCAGGTAGCCTGGGAGTGTGATATGGAGATGTGGTTCAGGGTGGCCCAGCGGTGCAATCCACGCTATGCCAAGCTGGCCAACATCCCCTTGAATAATGTCGTTGATTCCCTGAAACTCCTCCAGTTGCCTCTGGACAATACCATGGGAGGGATATTCCCGGTTGAATATGACATAAAGAACGAGAACCATGCCATAGTTACGGTGCGGAAGTGCCCCTCTCTGGAATGGTGCGAGAAGGAAGATGCGGACCGGATAGTGCCGATGTGTCAGGTCAATGAGCCGCAGATAATCAAGAAATACATTGTTAATCCCAATATCAAGGTGAAGGCTCTTAAGCTGCCGCCCCGGAAGAGCCAGGATGAAATTGCCTGTCAGTGGGAATACAAGATCACTGTTCCCGCGGGTACCAAGATTCGAAGCAAGGCTGAAGTAGTAAACGAGACAAGCGATATCCCTGAGTTAAACGATTACAGCGGCCCATTCTATCCCAGGCTGACCCACAAGAACTTCTCCAAGGACTTCCTTCTCAAGCTGATGGTTGCCTATCAGTATGCCTGGATCATCATGAGTGGCGGCTATTATGATGCGGTGAGGAGCAGATACGGGTTGGAAGTGGCCAATGAGTGCGAGCTGGCATCATGGATGAGGGTGGGGGAGCGGGTTAATCCGCGGTATGCCAAGATCGGCAACATCAAGTTGGAGACAGTGCTTGATTCTCTGAAAGCGGAACAGTTGCCCCTGGACAACACGGTAGGGCTCTATCCGGCTGAGTATGATATCAAGAGCCCGAACCATGTCATCATGACAGTGATGAAGTGCCGCACGCTGGACTATTTCGAGAAGGCTGAGCCGGAGAGGATAATCCCGATGTGCCATCATCTGGAGAAGCCGGTCATCGAGAAGTACATGATCAACCCGAAGATAAAGGTAACACCTCTGGTGCTGCCGCCGCGGAAGAGCCCGGAAGACATCGCCTGCAGGTGGGAATTCAAGCTCGAAAAGTGAGCTTGCGTTCCAGGCTCAACCGGGGCACGTAGTTTACATAAAATGTTGGGGTGCGGAGCGCAATTGCGACATTGGAACTGACTGCCAAGTTGGTGAAGAGCAGGAACTCCTTGAGCATTAGTTGTCTGTAGCAGCCGCTTGCCTTGGCTTTTGCCAGTATATGGTCTGTGTCTTGCGTATTTGGCATAATTACCCAGAAGTTGACACCCCCTATTGCCTGTTTGGTATTATTCAAAACAACTTCCTGACATAGCCCATGCCAGGGAAGTCCTACGACTATTGCTCAATGGGTCATCATACAACGCTCGTAAAGGGGGGGAACGTGAGTAGAAAGAGTACCATACACTTCTTAGTATCTTTTGCCATTGTTATTGGCCTGCTGTTCTCTGTTCTGTTGTCTATGCTGGCTTCCGCACCAGTCAGAGCCACTGAT is a window of Chloroflexota bacterium DNA encoding:
- a CDS encoding NAD(P)/FAD-dependent oxidoreductase, with amino-acid sequence MTSFPSLFQPGKIGSLQLKNRLIMPAMGTQLADAEGRVTDRLIGYYRARAAGGVGLVTPQFAAVSRDSAMPFTMALCDDVHINDWRRVADAVHEGGAKFCIQLMHIGLLLLYSEVVPEGVSILVPSMMPWLKKVHNPYHELSEKDIDRYVEDFGAAARRAREAGADAIELHACHGCLLSSFLSPVTNRRTDQYGGSVENRTRFARRVMEQMRREVGREFPVWVRINGSDDIDGGITLDEAISQAVILQSAGADAISVSGGLEYWSTLSIPCYPYPGGPMVPLAEKMKKGVKVPVIAVGKINAELAEEVVAKGRADFVAMGRPLLADPDLPDKIREGHVEEVRRCIYCNNCLKSDPQAGPGSCSVNPYLYREAKYPPVPAKSPKKVMVIGGGLGGMQTALFLAQRGHKVALYEKKSRLGGQWNVACATPGKEDYATFAEYLKRQLDKHGVAIKLGTEVSRDKVIGLKPDAVVLATGAVPVGLRVPGGAGKNVVQGHDVIEGKAKPKGKVVVVGGRFIGMEVAIWLAEQGMEVSLVTRAGLGEDGINLEKFSFKTLAKKLLDLRVPLYLHATVVEITDNAVIFSLGGEIYSLPADTVIMAVGMQSDNGLAKELEGAVPELHMVGDCVRPRDAAEVAYQAARVAANI
- a CDS encoding DUF6125 family protein, whose product is MAELNDLSGPFNPNLRYSDFSKEFLVKIIGVWQWAWLQMDSAWFDVVKKRYGYQVAWECDMEMWFRVAQRCNPRYAKLANIPLNNVVDSLKLLQLPLDNTMGGIFPVEYDIKNENHAIVTVRKCPSLEWCEKEDADRIVPMCQVNEPQIIKKYIVNPNIKVKALKLPPRKSQDEIACQWEYKITVPAGTKIRSKAEVVNETSDIPELNDYSGPFYPRLTHKNFSKDFLLKLMVAYQYAWIIMSGGYYDAVRSRYGLEVANECELASWMRVGERVNPRYAKIGNIKLETVLDSLKAEQLPLDNTVGLYPAEYDIKSPNHVIMTVMKCRTLDYFEKAEPERIIPMCHHLEKPVIEKYMINPKIKVTPLVLPPRKSPEDIACRWEFKLEK